Proteins encoded in a region of the Anopheles ziemanni chromosome 2, idAnoZiCoDA_A2_x.2, whole genome shotgun sequence genome:
- the LOC131294768 gene encoding serine-rich adhesin for platelets-like, producing the protein MQQVDDPPYLTVGTEVSAKYKGAFCEAKVRKVVRNIKCKVAYKQQGLGSGVVSDDQIKGALRVGAMVEVKHPERKEYVEATLTKIQDCSQYTVVFDDGDITTLRRSALCLKSGRHFNESETLDQLPLTHPEHFGNPVIGGRRGRRSRHLLADDSSDEDDEPATHSRTNTGGDKEENIGKVVCVETTDNKKKNPKENWFPGLVVAPTAQDTVRIRVKDEYLVRSFKDGRYYTVPKKEAAEFTRDSVNKSEAAAVSAAIEYMDSDVLPPHWDREALFGMAGSCSDSDQELETDSSDDEPTEEKDHFVAQLYKFMDDRGTPLNKVPSIINRDVNLYRLFRAVQKLHGYNRVTSQNQWKQIALRLGFSPATASITNLVKQAYKKFLFSFEEFNRKLGCTMVPHPKTSRSKGRSLVRASSVQSPKLPEKEKLLTARERAAAAAASNAALSSAADATNSAVDESGNTSESSAAESSTALRPAASKRKIVGGGKVKALVDKFEEKEKEREKEKTPSSKAPTTTSAGDSSGSGGNSGSSGRKDDGAPSSTTVTTPVSAKKDKLIGRGKTSADTVERRGRKRKDADSLDSKKDEREGSTGGGGGSGSGSTGTGGSVKQEKHTSQGGGPHGGSGSGNSSGGDRGSGNGSGPGAGGGRRQSVSPASGTVPDFPIEVGDKLKVYYDEQKVTYEAKVIEIANQEGNPIYLVHYTGWNTRYDEWVRKERIAENLTNSKQTKKGKSSSNTPTASTKASSSAVASTPGSGDPKTPKVGKRSRGNSKGDGPGTTPRSTTPNVGRTKSPATQSNRRPLTRGGSSAVTGSGSLSAAAAASSSTAGRRTSNNTDISSSLSVPTDPDNTSDTDSDEPMMKKCTTNSSSSTTSSNSSISMSSTSTKVSTTAEAGSSSDAAAISDEFSNGATKGAGGGGGVGGRDYDLNQIRSELKGFKELKSPGSPASDTTTTTTTTTTTAAGEGLGPSSTTNPSDIPKHIILKREPTAAGIIAIPSAGSEGSLGDAGDAKAAATTTTTITVVKKEHTPVVVKEEESTVTEEEEEPEKSSESETLSEEDSSQSSNKAFSSSPITTMVDSDTAETPLLATAIVPTPKVSPDAAAGERDDSSSAEPLATTAAPETKLPGVVKKEPTDVPEMAEKQSPSAAAGSKPPIKTYGTAATIIANSEKMAFCCLRDVTPEGDVKPGSGSQKELAADTVVKMGTTISPTVSQSVVATPQTPSSWSVKREMSEEKSSPPSANLTARSTTTAVPSTPGKACSSFSAIKEEQVSPLQSVIAGGTGKAIKSPKSPMVTPVATTSNDTTLTTPMAKGSSSTLLSPSPSVVSVCNTVTPTPTTLSTSSAFGMLRAERKQSNPGPTAPMGGEKKITLGREGLSAFSSATTSLTGGTAPPSSTLKHGATPGGGGLLLGEKKHFSSSPLTAAQNKLLSKEALSIKSIFESTANRMDEKISDIYEFEDEYDDHDIGGGAVTGTGGGGGGGGGGGGVSVGTSGVPRKLVSDVPPAEVVTASSSSVGGPALEDKRKKVMQRKSLTDPLDATTAGGGPKRNKKMSPMKSQDGSADSKPLRFSGMIRRDTQAKEKDEQTKEKQVVSAVGDSGSDTSSTKLPIVGEKVPSAKLAPVSASPGAASSSTVLTASATPLSTPIKNDSTFDVLRKSPSFNLVTTPGSKEESSKSMDEGEPKPPPLITATAPGVFTPVISTATLAAAAGAGGDRSSSMLHGSGHAIGPSSSVLLAMAGDGDKVKEEPTLENCKKYFNDMNFEFDAPTVKKPPSIADKVLKALSQQQQQQQQQQQQQQQQAQQTVKSEKLDFPKYMTSSMHHHPINKPIPTTVATVLGSSSSSVSVASSTMDGSTSTVGAHIVSSPSSTLGTEQSSSTSVGSTSSVSYALLKQSPSIGSDPAQPGKTTESSNVPAAIRRDVLVSPLKPPVKPLFQTIGLERKLVEGNALPQQQQPTTASSQGQQQGGLLQSSPSATPGGHKHLLEQIPPARSNDLTESIRKLDPDTGFIHDDESTDSNDSEHRLIIEDAESQGSGDPVGGVVPMSVAASPASATQATTVVHGSITSSAVVTAGATAVIVHYDTTKPTVSSSPGTAMVVTAKKELFEDKPPPRSAASIAHEMASAASAAAVAAVAEKEKLVLKQEPPPVSSTMQTKEEQTKGTIMGMERKTTPIGAGSVKQSLLETIIQMNPAPRGLGSEDCLMLKENEQRRNAELMESSRREQHEAVSTSDQSGSVSTSVITSTGTNEGTNTGQPASSVEDKTTPQPNQSQQQAANNESLSLLLCEETIPGSPAPKDHDRPPPTTVGRKVYAEPPLGSAFLPPQNIQTATDLKQVPMDLEPPIVTITIGGNTTISSSSNSSSSSSNQGGVGGGPFGAAGGRLSGKVGSGGAESAVDTPNSSPRDSVSQDETHDQESLSPNKKRRPRKPSEEPTLKRRRTVNTSLQGGGYSSANNGSSSGYGRSQRGMTTNNATDSEDNSDTVAAFHRSSSSSMLVPGVGKSGPPCQYNFLVNLDPTLNNNQRVAILRKKIQELRKTYNAIKAELVSIDRRRKKLRRRERENKKQAKLSSAGACNN; encoded by the exons ATGCAG CAAGTAGACGATCCCCCTTATTTGACTGTAGGGACGGAAGTAAGCGCCAAATACAAGGGGGCATTTTGCGAGGCCAAAGTACGCAAGGTGGTCCGCAACATCAAATGCAAGGTCGCGTACAAACAGCAAGGCCTCGGCTCCGGTGTTGTTTCCGACGACCAGATCAAGGGCGCGTTGCGTGTAGGCGCCATGGTCGAGGTGAAGCATCCGGAGCGAAAAGAGTACGTCGAGGCGACGCTGACGAAGATCCAGGACTGCTCGCAGTACACGGTCGTGTTCGACGATGGAGACATTACGACGCTCCGTCGTAGTGCGCTCTGTCTGAAGAGCGGGCGACACTTTAACGAAAGTGAAACGCTGGACCAACTACCGTTAACGCATCCGGAGCACTTTGGAAATCCCGTCATCGGTGGCAGAAGGGGAAGAAG ATCACGTCATTTGCTTGCCGACGACAGCTCCGATGAAGACGATGAACCAGCCACCCATTCCCGGACGAACACGGGAGGCGATAAGGAGGAAAATATCGGCAAGGTAGTATGCGTTGAGACGACCGataataagaagaaaaacccgaAGGAGAACTGGTTCCCGGGGCTGGTGGTAGCTCCGACGGCCCAGGACACGGTGCGCATTCGCGTAAAGGATGAGTACCTGGTGCGGTCGTTCAAGGACGGCCGGTACTATACCGTGCCGAAGAAGGAGGCGGCCGAGTTTACGCGCGACAGTGTCAACAAGTCGGAGGCGGCCGCCGTGTCCGCTGCCATCGAATACATGGACAGTGACGTGCTGCCACCACACTGGGACCGGGAAGCACTGTTCGGGATGGCCGGCAGCTGTAGCGACTCCGACCAGGAGCTAGAAACGGACAGCTCGGACGACGAACCGACGGAGGAAAAGGATCACTTTGTGGCCCAGCTATACAAATTTATGGACGATCGTGGGACGCCCCTGAACAAAGTGCCATCTATCATCAACCGCGATGTGAACCTTTACCGGTTATTCCGAGCGGTGCAGAAGTTGCACGGCTACAATCGGGTGACCAGTCAAAATCAGTGGAAGCAGATTGCGCTCCGGCTTGGTTTTTCGCCCGCCACAGCCAGCATCACGAACCTGGTGAAGCAAGCGTACAAAAAGTTTCTGTTCTCGTTCGAGGAGTTTAACCGGAAGCTCGGCTGCACCATGGTGCCACATCCGAAAACGAGCCGCTCGAAGGGCCGCAGCTTGGTCCGGGCCAGCTCGGTGCAGTCGCCAAAGTTGCCGGAGAAAGAGAAGCTGCTCACGGCCAGGGAACGGGCCGCGGCGGCTGCGGCAAGCAACGCGGCGCTGAGTTCGGCGGCTGACGCAACCAACTCGGCGGTAGATGAGTCGGGCAATACGAGCGAATCGAGTGCGGCCGAAAGTAGTACCGCGCTGCGACCTGCAGCAAGCAAGCGCAAGATAGTAGGCGGTGGAAAGGTTAAAGCTCTGGTGGACAAGTtcgaagagaaggaaaaagaacgggaaaaggaaaagactCCTAGCTCCAAGGCGCCAACCACAACCAGTGCCGGTGACAGTAGCGGTTCTGGTGGAAATAGTGGTAGCAGCGGTAGAAAGGACGACGGGGCTCCAAGCTCCACCACTGTCACCACGCCCGTTTCGGCTAAGAAGGATAAACTCATCGGCAGGGGCAAGACGTCAGCGGACACGGTCGAAAGGCGTGGTCGGAAGCGCAAAGATGCCGATTCGCTGGATTCTAAGAAGGACGAGCGTGAGGGCAGTacgggcggtggtggtggtagtggaagTGGCAGCACCGGAACTGGTGGCAGTGTGAAGCAGGAAAAACATACCTCGCAGGGTGGCGGTCCGCACGGAGGGAGTGGCAGTGGCAACAGCAGTGGTGGTGACCGAGGATCGGGCAACGGATCGGGACCCGGGGCTGGCGGTGGTAGAAGGCAGAGTGTTAGTCCTGCCAGTGGGACGGTGCCCGATTTCCCCATCGAAGTAGGCGACAAGCTGAAGGTTTACTATGACGAGCAGAAGGTGACGTACGAGGCGAAAGTGATAGAAATCGCCAATCAGGAGGGAAACCCAATCTATTTGGTCCATTACACCGGTTGGAATACAAG gTACGATGAGTGGGTACGCAAGGAACGCATTGCGGAAAACTTGacaaacagtaaacaaacgaagaaaGGCAAATCTTCGTCCAACACCCCTACTGCGTCGACGAAAGCGTCGTCCTCCGCCGTCGCATCGACACCAGGTTCGGGTGACCCGAAAACCCCGAAGGTTGGCAAACGTAGTCGCGGCAACTCGAAGGGTGATGGACCCGGCACTACACCCCGCTCCACGACGCCGAACGTGGGCCGTACAAAGTCCCCGGCAACACAGTCCAACCGACGACCGCTGACCAGAGGCGGTTCGTCGGCAGTCACCGGTTCCGGCTCGCTTTCTGCCGCTGCCGCGGCCTCTTCCTCCACCGCCGGGCGGCGCACGTCAAACAATACGGACATTTCGTCGTCGCTCTCCGTGCCGACCGATCCGGACAACACGAGCGACACCGACTCCGACGAACCGATGATGAAAAAGTGCACCACCAACAGCTCCTCGTCGACCACTTCGTCCAACTCGTCGATCTCGATGTCGTCGACGAGCACGAAAGTAAGTACCACCGCCGAGGCCGGCTCGTCATCCGATGCCGCGGCGATATCGGACGAGTTCTCCAACGGAGCAACCAagggtgctggtggtggtggtggtgttggtggtcgtGACTATGATCTCAATCAA ATCCGCTCCGAACTGAAGGGCTTCAAGGAGCTAAAATCGCCTGGTTCACCGGCGTCCGATACGAccacgacgaccacgacgacaacaacgacCGCAGCCGGTGAGGGACTCGGgccctcctccaccaccaaccCGTCCgacattccaaaacacatcaTCCTGAAGCGCGAACCGACCGCCGCCGGTATCATCGCCATTCCGTCGGCCGGCTCCGAGGGTTCACTAGGCGACGCGGGCGATGCAAAGGCAGccgcaaccaccaccaccaccatcacggtGGTAAAGAAGGAGCATACGCCGGTCGTGGTGAAGGAGGAAGAATCGACCGTCAccgaggaagaggaagaaccggaaaaatcatccgaaTCGGAAACGCTCAGCGAGGAGGATTCTTCCCAGTCGTCGAACAAGGCGTTCTCCAGCTCGCCCATCACCACCATGGTTGACTCGGATACGGCCGAAACGCCACTGTTGGCGACGGCCATCGTGCCCACGCCGAAAGTGTCCCCCGATGCGGCGGCGGGTGAACGGGATGATTCTTCCTCCGCTGAACCGCTGGCAACGACGGCGGCACCGGAGACAAAGCTGCCGGGTGTTGTGAAAAAGGAACCGACGGATGTGCCGGAAATGGCTGAGAAGCAATCGCCTTCGGCAGCCGCGGGCTCGAAGCCGCCGATCAAAACGTACGGCACGGCGGCCACCATCATTGCCAATTCGGAAAAGATGGCTTTCTGCTGCCTACGGGACGTTACGCCGGAAGGTGATGTGAAACCGGGGTCGGGTTCGCAGAAAGAACTTGCTGCTGATACGGTGGTGAAGATGGGTACAACTATTTCCCCGACGGTCTCCCAATCCGTCGTCGCCACCCCACAAACCCCATCGTCGTGGTCGGTTAAGAGAGAGATGTCCGAAGAGAAATCTTCACCACCGAGCGCCAACTTGACCGCCCGCAGTACGACAACGGCGGTTCCCTCGACTCCGGGTAAAGCTTGCAGCAGTTTTTCAGCCATCAAAGAGGAACAAGTGTCACCTCTACAGAGTGTCATAGCAGGCGGGAcgggaaaagcaataaaatccCCGAAATCTCCCATGGTAACGCCAGTGGCAACAACGTCGAACGATACCACCCTCACAACGCCGATGGCCAAGGGCAGCTCGAGCACTCTACTTTCTCCCAGTCCAAGTGTCGTTTCAGTGTGCAACACCGTCACACCGACACCGACCACTCTGTCCACCTCTAGCGCGTTCGGAATGTTACGAGCCGAGAGGAAGCAATCGAACCCCGGGCCAACGGCGCCAATGGGTggtgagaaaaaaatcacccttggCCGCGAAGGTCTGTCCGCGTTTTCTTCCGCCACCACCTCGCTGACGGGCGGGACAGCTCCTCCATCGTCGACGTTGAAACATGGCGCCACACCAGGAGGCGGCGGTCTCCTGCTCGGTGAAAAGAAGCACTTCTCCTCATCGCCTCTGACTGCGGCTCAAAACAAACTACTCAGCAAGGAAGCGCTCTCAATCAAGTCGATCTTTGAGTCGACTGCAAACCGAATGGATGAGAAGATTTCGGATATTTATGAGTTCGAAGATGAGTACGACGATCATGATATCGGCGGTGGAGCCGTGACCGgtactggtggtggtggtggtggcggtggcggtggtggtggagtttCCGTTGGAACGTCGGGAGTGCCGCGAAAGCTTGTCTCGGACGTGCCCCCAGCGGAGGTGGTCACGGCATCATCATCCTCCGTTGGAGGACCAGCACTGGAGGACAAGCGTAAAAAGGTGATGCAACGGAAATCACTGACCGATCCACTCGATGCAACCACGGCTGGTGGCGGTCCtaagaggaacaaaaaaatgtcccCGATGAAGTCGCAAGATGGCAGCGCCGATAGTAAACCGCTCCGGTTCAGTGGAATGATTCGCCGAGACACGCaggcaaaggaaaaagatGAGCAGACAAAGGAGAAACAGGTTGTGAGTGCTGTTGGTGACTCCGGTAGTGACACTTCTAGTACAAAACTTCCGATCGTCGGAGAAAAAGTTCCATCTGCGAAACTCGCCCCGGTATCGGCATCGCCCGGCGCCGCTTCCTCGAGTACGGTACTGACGGCATCAGCCACTCCGCTTTCGACTCCGATCAAGAACGACTCCACGTTTGATGTCCTACGGAAGTCTCCCAGCTTCAACTTGGTCACGACGCCCGGGTCGAAGGAAGAATCTTCCAAATCGATGGACGAAGGTGAACCGAAGCCACCGCCGCTGATCACCGCAACGGCACCGGGTGTTTTCACGCCCGTTATTTCCACGGCGACACTCGCAGCCGCCGCCGGTGCGGGTGGCGATCGGTCTTCGTCGATGCTGCACGGATCCGGCCACGCCATCGGGCCATCGTCGTCCGTGCTGCTAGCGATGGCGGGCGATGGTGACAAGGTGAAAGAGGAACCGACGCTGGAGAACTGCAAGAAGTACTTTAACGATATGAACTTCGAGTTTGACGCTCCGACGGTGAAGAAACCTCCCTCGATAGCGGACAAAGTGTTGAAAGCACTTagtcaacagcagcagcagcagcagcagcagcagcaacaacagcaacagcaagcaCAACAAACGGTAAAGTCGGAAAAGCTTGACTTCCCCAAGTACATGACCAGCTCGATGCATCATCATCCGATCAACAAACCGATACCGACGACGGTGGCTACGGTTTTAGGAAGCAGCAGCTCGTCCGTCTCCGTTGCGTCCAGTACAATGGACGGGAGTACGTCAACGGTAGGCGCTCATATTGTATCGTCACCTTCGTCGACCTTAGGTACGGAACAatccagcagcaccagcgtAGGAAGCACAAGTTCAGTGTCATATGCGTTGTTGAAGCAATCCCCCAGCATTGGAAGCGATCCGGCTCAACCTGGGAAGACTACCGAAAGCTCCAACGTCCCAGCTGCGATTCGGAGAGATGTGCTGGTATCTCCACTCAAACCACCTGTGAAACCACTGTTCCAAACGATCGGTCTGGAGAGAAAGCTGGTTGAAGGTAATGCTCttccacagcagcagcagccgaccACCGCTTCTTCGCAGGGACAACAGCAGGGAGGACTGCTGCAATCGTCTCCATCGGCAACCCCCGGTGGCCACAAGCACCTGCTGGAGCAGATTCCTCCCGCCCGAAGCAATGATCTCACGGAATCGATCCGAAAACTGGATCCAGACACGGGTTTCATCCACGACGACGAGTCCACCGACAGCAACGACTCCGAACATCGGTTAATTATTGAGGATGCGGAATCGCAGGGCAGTGGTGATCCcgtcggtggtgtggtgcCGATGTCGGTTGCGGCTTCGCCAGCATCGGCGACGCAGGCCACCACGGTGGTCCACGGCAGCATCACTAGCAGTGCAGTGGTTACGGCAGGAGCGACGGCAGTGATCGTTCACTACGATACCACCAAGCCGACAGTTTCGTCATCACCGGGCACGGCCATGGTTGTTACCGCGAAGAAGGAACTGTTCGAGGacaaaccaccaccacgcTCTGCCGCGTCTATTGCGCACGAGATGGCATCGGCCGCTTCGGCTGCGGCTGTTGCAGCGGTGGCCGAAAAAGAGAAGCTCGTTCTAAAACAAGAACCACCGCCGGTGTCTTCCACCATGCAAACGAAAGaggagcaaacgaaaggaaccATCATGGGGATGGAGAGGAAAACAACCCCCATCGGTGCGGGTAGTGTAAAGCAAAGTCTTCTGGAGACGATCATACAGATGAATCCGGCACCCCGTGGACTCGGCTCCGAGGACTGTCTGATGCTGAAGGAGAACGAGCAGCGACGGAATGCGGAACTGATGGAATCCTCTCGGCGCGAGCAGCATGAAGCAGTGAGCACATCCGATCAAAGCGGTTCCGTTTCCACCTCCGTCATAACCTCCACCGGAACAAACGAAGGGACAAACACCGGCCAGCCCGCGTCGTCGGTGGAAGACAAAACGACTCCGCAACCCAACCAATCGCAGCAACAGGCGGCCAACAACGAGTCACTTTCGCTGCTGCTCTGCGAGGAAACGATTCCGGGCTCGCCGGCACCGAAAGATCACGATCGACCACCGCCGACCACTGTCGGACGTAAGGTTTACGCCGAGCCGCCGCTTGGTTCCGCCTTTCTGCCGCCACAGAACATTCAAACCGCCACCGATCTCAAGCAGGTTCCGATGGATCTCGAACCACCGATCGTAACGATCACGATCGGTGGCAATAcgaccatcagcagcagcagcaacagcagcagtagttCCTCGAACCAAGgaggtgttggtggtggaccgtTCGGTGCTGCGGGAGGGCGACTATCCGGAAAGGTCGGTTCCGGTGGTGCCGAGTCGGCCGTCGATACCCCGAACAGCTCTCCGAGAGATTCCGTTAGTCAGGATGAAA CACACGATCAAGAATCATTGTCACCGAATAAGAAACGCCGTCCGCGGAAGCCAAGCGAAGAACCGACACTCAAGCGGCGTCGGACAGTCAATACCAGCCTGCAGGGAGGAGGATACAGTAGTGCAAACAATGGTTCTAGCAGCGGCTACGGCCGTAGCCAGAGAGGAATGACGACCAATAATG CAACCGACAGTGAGGACAATTCGGACACGGTGGCCGCGTTCCATCGTTCATCCTCCTCGTCCATGCTCGTGCCCGGCGTTGGAAAGTCGGGTCCGCCCTGTCAGTACAATTTCCTCGTCAATCTGG ATCCGACTTTGAACAACAACCAGCGGGTGGCAATACTCAGGAAGAAAATTCAAGAGCTTCGGAAAACGTACAACGCCATCAAGGCGGAGCTGGTGAGCATCGACCGGCGGAGAAAGAAGCTGCGCCGGCGCGAGCGGGAAAACAAGAAGCAAGCAAAGCTGAGCAGCGCCGGTGCATGCAACAACTAA